A single genomic interval of Heterodontus francisci isolate sHetFra1 chromosome 45, sHetFra1.hap1, whole genome shotgun sequence harbors:
- the LOC137356249 gene encoding histone H1-like: MTDTAAAETAPPAAAAQVKTPKKKKAAPRKGSGGPKLGELILKTVAECSVRSGMSLQAIKKALRVKGVDVEKSKFPIKQSIKRLVAKDFLVQTKGTGASGTFKIAKQEKKGNVVKKIKTGAAKRSLVKKTAAKKLITKKTAKKSPGKKIVAKKVSSKKTAAKKVSTKKAATPKKAVKKATLPKKSPAKNAKKAKRATGGKPPKKVQSSRGGKKPKAAKAQKAAPGKK, translated from the coding sequence atgaccgatactgcagccgccgaaacggctcctccagccgccgccgctcaagtcaagactcctaagaagaagaaggcggctcctcGGAAAGGGTCAGGCGGTCCCAAGTTGGGCGAGCTGATCCTCAAGACTGTGGCGGAATGCAGTGTCCGCAGTGGGATGTCACTGCAGGCAATAAAGAAGGCTCTGCGTGTtaaaggtgtcgatgtggagaagagcAAGTTCccaatcaagcaaagtatcaagcggcttgtggcgaaagacttcctggtgcagacgaagggcacgggggcctccggcaccttcaaaatcgcgaaacaggaaaagaagggaaatgtggtgaagaagattaagacaggagcagccaagagatctttagtgaagaaaacagctgccaagaaactgataacaaagaaaacagccaagaaatccccagggaagaaaatagtcgccaagaaagtgagcagcaagaagacagcagccaagaaagtgagcacCAAGAAGGCGGCAACGCCAAAGAAGGCGGTAAAGAAAGCAACGCTTCCAAAAAAATCTCCAGCGAAGAATGCCAAAAAAGCCAAGAGGGCCACGGGCGGAAAGCCGCCCAAGAAAGTTCAATCATCAAGGGGCGGGAAgaagccgaaagcagcaaaggctcagaaagcagcccctggaaagaagtga
- the LOC137356351 gene encoding histone H2B 5-like translates to MVEEKKTAAPSKKGAKKTQKKAPPKGSKKRRKSRRESYSIYVYKVMKQVHPDTGISSKAMSIMNSFVNDIFERIAGEASRLAHYNKRSTISSREIQTAVRLLLPGELAKHAVSEGTKAVTKYTSSK, encoded by the coding sequence atggttgaggagaagaaaacagcagcaccttccaagaagggcgccaagaaaactcagAAGAAGGCGCCACCAAAGGGCAGTAAGAAACGGAGAAAATCCAGGAGagaaagttactccatctacgtgtacaaagtgatgaagcaggttcaccctgacaccggcatctcctccaaggccatgagcatcatgaattcgtttgtgaatgatattttcgagcgaatcgcgggtgaggcttcccgcctggcccattacaacaaacgcagcaccatcagctcccgggagatccagaccgccgtgcgcctgctgctgcccggggagctggccaaacacgccgtgtcggaaggtacaaaggcggtcaccaagtacaccagctccaagtaa
- the LOC137356512 gene encoding histone H4 yields the protein MTGRGKGGKGLGKGGAKRHRKVLRDNIQGITKPAIRRLARRGGVKRISGLIYEETRGVLKVFLENVIRDAVTYTEHAKRKTVTAMDVVYALKRQGRTLYGFGG from the coding sequence ATGacaggaagaggtaaaggaggcaaaggactgggcaaaggcggagcaaagcggcaccgcaaagtgcttcgtgataacatccagggcatcaccaagccagcaattcgCCGTCTGGCTCGCCGTGGTGGAGTGAAGCGCATTTCGgggttgatctatgaggagacccgcggggtgctgaaggttttcctggagaatgtgatcagagatgcggtcacctacactgagcacgccaagcgcaagacggtcaccgccatggatgtggtgtacgctctgaaacgtcagggccgcactctctatggattcggcggctaa